The Peptacetobacter hiranonis DNA window GGAGATGAAAAAGTTCTTTTAGTAAAAACAAATAAACCTGAAGATTTATCAAAACCAGGAGATGGAGATGCAAAAGTTGTAATAAAATTAGCTGGTGGAAGCCAGAAAATAGATGGTAGATTACCATTAACAGCTGATGGAAAACTTTTAGACTACACTAAAAAATCTGATATAGCTAAATTTGATCATTTCGATACATTAACAACTTGGACAGCATCTAAAGAAATAAAAGATGAACCAACAGTTACTGCAACATACAAAATGACAGCTGAAGCTAAAGAAGAAAATACTATTAAAGCTGAAGAATTATACGATGGTGTAGTATTAACAGCAAAAGGAACAGAATTAGCAGCTGAATTAGCAAATGCAGCTAAAGAAACTGGTGAAGAAGTGGCAACTGCGACAAAAGCATTAGTTAGAATATCAAATAAAGATGGAATAGGTGCTGATAAAGCTGTATCTAAATTCACAGTTACATACTACAAAAATGCTACTACAGCATACAAAACTATAACAATATACTCTTCTAACTACAAAGAAGTAGATGCTTTATATGGAATGTTAACTAATACTGGTTCTTATAAAGTAGGTATAGTAGGTGGAGAAAATAGATACGAAACAGCTGTAAATGTAGCTAAAGCACAGGGAATAGTAGCTTTTGAAGATGCTAATGCAGGAGATATCGTATTAGTAAACGGAGATTCATTAGTGGATGGATTATCAGCAGCTCCTTTAGCCGCAAGAAAATCAGCTCCAGTATTATTAACAAAAGCAGATTCTCTACCAGAGTCTACTAAAGGATATATATCAAGCTTACTTTCTAAAAAAACAACAATAGCAAATAAAAAGAAAATAACTGTAACACTAGTAGGTGGAAAATCAGTATTAACTAATTCATTAATAAAAGAATTAGAAGAAATGGGAGTAACAGTTAAAAGATTAGGTGGAGATAATAGAGAAGCAACTTCATTAGCAGTAGCAAAAGAAATAAAAGCTGCTGGAAATGAAAATGCAGCATTCGTAGTAGGTGGAAACGGTGAAGCTGATGCTATGGCAATATCAGCAGTAGCAGCTAAAACTAATACTCCAATAATAGTATCAAGTGTACATGGTTTAAGTGAAGATGCTCTTGAATACTTAAAAGAAAATTCAGCAAAAGGCGATGTAACAGTAGTTGGTGGAGAATCAGTAGTATCTAAATCTGAAGAAGAAGCTATAAACGAATCATTAACTTTAAACAAAGCATCAAGAATAGCTGGAGCAAACAGATTCGAAACAAATGCAGCTATAATAAAAGAATTCTACAAAGAATTCTCTGGAGATAATGGTGCAAAAGCAGTTATAGTTGTTAAAGATGGTGTTGCTAAAAAATCTGAATTAGTAGATGCATTAGCAGCAGCTAATTTCGCAGCAGCTAATAATGCTCCAATAGTATTAGCTACTAATTCATTAAATACAGCTCAGAAAAATGCATTATTAAATATGGATATAGTTGGTAGTGGAACTACTAAAGTTATGGCTAAAGCAGTTCAGGTTGGTAACGGTGTTGAAAGATCTGTTCTAGAAGCAGTAGCTGGATTATTTGGATTATCAAACAAATAATTTGTAAAACAAATTAATATATTAAGAACCTATCAAATGATAGGTTCTTTTTCTTTTTAGGCGTAGCCTTTGAGATAATTATAACTGAATATTTAAAATCAAAAATAGACTTGCTTTTGTAAGTCTATTTTTGTCTATAATTTCAACAAAAAAACATACGTTCTGTCAGGGCGATAAAATAATTTCAAAAAGATTATGATTTAGAATAAAAATTTTATAGCCTAATATAAAATCTACAGTAAAAGATTTCTTTAATAGCTAATTATCAATATGTAAACGTAAACATCACAAGAACATTTGTTCTTTTTAGGTTATATAAACAAAAATAGACTTACAAAAGCAAGTCTATTTTTGTTTTTTATATAATTTCAACATACTAATTCTATCTATAAAAGAAAAAGAGTCTATCAAAAGATAGACCCTTTAATTATTTATTAAAACAAATTTATATTAATTTTCAAGATTTTTTAAGCCTAAAAGTTTAGATACAGATTTTATTACATCTGAATTTAATCCATCTCCAACCTGTATTATATGAGTAGCACCTTTAGTTGAAACTGAGTTAGCTTTTACTAAAGCACTTTCCTGAGCTGTTGATAATTTATCTTTAGCTAATACAATTGGTCCACCTAAGTTAGCAGCTGTTAAAGCATCTACTAATTCATATTTACCATTTGTCATACCATCTTTAGCTAAGATAACTGGTCTAGAAACAGGATTAACTTTACCTACTCCAGCAGTAGCATAATATTTTTCTAATATTTTAGCATTAGTTTCAGTTCTATTAGCACCAGCTATTCTTAAAGCTTCAGCTTTAGTAGAATCTGTTTTGGCTTCATTTATTTTAGCTTCATCTTCTTTAGAAAATACAGATGTTCCACCAATTATAACTGCATCATTATCTCCCTGTTTTCCTAAGAATTTTAAAGCATCTTTAGATATTCCACCAGCTTTTGCTACTATTATAGGTTTTTTATCTCTAGCTGCAACAGCAGATATTGCCATAGCATCAGCTTCACCTTCTGCTCCTACAACAAACACTTCTTTACCTGTAGTAGCACCCTTTGTAACAACTTCAGCTACTTCTAAAGAAGTTTCTTCTCTATTATCTCCACCTAATCTATTTACTTTGAATCCCATAGTAGTTAATTCATCTTCAAGATTAGATGTTAAAACAGATTCTCCACCTACTAATGTAACTACTATATCTTTTCTTTCTTTAGAGCTTAAAGCTTCTGTTAATTTATTTAAATAATCTTTAGTTTCTTTTGGAAGTGTATCTGCTTTTGATAGTAATATTGGAGCAGCTACATTTTTAGCCGTAGCTCCATTGATTGTTGCTGCAAGAGGAGCAGCTGAAAGTCCATCTACTAAAGCATCTCCATTAACAAGAACTATATTTTTATTATCACCATCTATTTTTGCTCCCTGCTGTTTTGCAACATTAACAGCTGTAGCATATCTATTAGATCCACCAACTACACCAACTGCATATTCTTTAGTATTTAGTATATTATATAATGCTTTTATCTCTTTTTTATTAGTTGATGTTACTTTTATAGTTTTTATAGCTTTATCATCTACTCCGTTATATCCTTTTGCGTAGTATTCTACTGTAAAATGATATACTCCATTTGTATCATCTGATATATCAGATGCATTAGCTTTAGCAAATTTAACTAAATCTTTACCATTATCATTTTTTAAATCATTTAATATTTCAGTACCTTTTGATGTTAATATAGTACCATCATATAAATCAGATGCTTTTAAGTTTTCAACTGTTGGATCTTCGTCAGCAACAACATTTACAGTTTCTATTACTGAAACTGGATTAGCTTTAACCTGTGAAGCTACCCATTTCTGAGTTGTCATAAATCCATCACACTGCTGTATGCTTTCTGTTTTTGCAGGTGCTAATAAATTATCTCCTGACATAGGCATTTTTGTATTTAATTTAGCATCTCCAACTTTTATAGTTACAGTTTTATTTTTTTCATCGGCATCTAGTGCATGTAAAGTTATTGTAGCTGACTGTTTGTCAGAAGCAACTTCTATATTTTTTATGAATGTAGCATTATTTAAAGATGTTTTTAATCCTGCTTCATCTTTAAAATCAGCTTCAGTATATTTATCTTTTTCATCTGTTCCTAAAGATGTTATTTCAGAACCTGGTATTAATAATCCATGGAAAGAAGTAGTTTCGTACTCAACTATTTCTATTTTAGAACCTGCTCCCGCAGCTTTTATTGAAGAAACTATATTAGCTGGATCGTATATTGGGTCAGCTCCATTTATTTTAACACCTATTGAAGATGGCATTTTTGTAGCTACATTTGCAACATCAGTTGAAACAAATGGTGCTGCAAATACTATTGGATATCCAACTTTATCTATTTTATTTTCTTCCATTTTAGTTTTTATAGCTTCAGCATATAATGTTAAATCACTTACGCTAAGAGTTTTTTCTTCCGCAGCCATAACTGGAGCTACTGATGTAGCTAACATTGCACCAGCCATTACTACTGATAAATTTCTTTTATTCATAATTGCATTTCCTCCGTTTTTTAATCTATTCAATACAATCTCTTTTTCTCTATTCTCTTTTTATTTATGATACGGGATAAAATCCCGCATCATAAATTTTTTTCAAAATATTTATATAAATTTAGTTAGTTATATTTAATGCTTTAGATAATGATTTTATTATTGAGTCATTTAATCCTAAACCAACTTGTAGTAAATTAGTATCTGTAGCATCTACAGTAGATTTTAAGTTTAATAGTATAGTTAACTGTTCGTCAGTTAAGCTAGAATCGGCTAATACTATAGGTCCACCTAAATTAGCTGCAGATAAAGCATCTATTAGGTCAGTTTTATTATTTACTCCATTTTTAACTAATGTAAGTTTTTTACCATCTAATGTCTTAGCAAATTCTTTAAGTATTTTAGCATTAGTTTCAGTTCTATTAGCACCTGCTATTCTTCTTACTCCACTAGTTTTATCCTCTTTAGCTTCAACTATTTTATCTTCTTCAGCTTTAGTTATAGCTTTTTCTCCACCTATTATTGTAGCATTACCATCCTGATTACCTAAGAAGTCTAAAGCGTCTGCAGTTAAACCATGTACACTTGATACTATTATTGGAGTTTCTTCTTCAGCTGCAACAGCTGATATAGACATTGCATCAGCTTCTCCATTAGCACCAACTACATAAGCTCCTTTAGCTGCAAATCCAGATATAGCTTTTGCAACTTTTATAGAAGTTTCTTCTCTATCATCGCCACCATATCTTGCAACTTTGAATCCCATACCTTTTAATTCTTTAACTAAAGAATCTGATAATACGGCATCTCCACCTACTAAATTTATTGTTATTTTAGATAAGTTACTTGCTTTTACATTTTCAGTTAAGTATTCTAAGTATTCTTTAGTTTCTTTTGGTAAAGAATCTGTTTTTGTTAATAATAAAGGCGCATTATTTTTACTAGCTGCAAGAGGTGCTGCTGCTAATCCGTCAACTAATGATTCTCCGTTTGTAAGAACTACATCATATTCAGTACCGTTTGTAAACTGAGTAACACCTGATTCTTTTGCAACATTAACAGCTGTTTCATATCTATTCTGTCCAGCTACTATACCAACTTTATAGCTTTCAGCTTTTAACATATTGAATAGTGCTTTTATATTTGTTGTTTCTGATGATTTTACTACAACTTTTTTAACAAGTGTTCCTTTTTTAGATTTATACTGAACATCAAAACTAGTTATACCATTTGCAAGAGTTGTATTTGCAGAAAGAACAACTTTTTTATTAGTTTCATCATTTTTTAAGTCATTTAATAACTCTGTTCCTTTTTCAGTAAGAAGAGTTCCATCATATAAGTCAGATACATTGTAGTTAACAACTTCTTCAACTGGAGCAGATGCTACTATATCTATAGTTTCAACTTTTGTAGCGTCAGCATCTGTTGTATATCCACCAGCCCAAGTACTATCTTTTAAGAATTTAGCGCATTTCTGTAAATCATCATCATTACTAGCACCTTTATCTAATAGATTCCCTTCTGCATCTACTGGTAAGTTAAGGTCATATTTAACATCTCCAGTTTTTATATCAAGTTTTATATTAGTATTTGTATTATTTACATCTGTTAAAGCTTTTAAAACTATAGAACCTTCATTATCTTTAGTACAAGTAATTTCTTTTATAAATCTATTTCCACCTTTTAATGTAGAATCATTAAATCCATTAGCTGTTAATTCTGCTTTTGTATATACATTTTTAGTATTTTCAGCAACTGCTTCTGGAGCTTTTTTAGCAGGTATAACCTGTCCTAAGAAAGTAGTATTTTCTTTTTCTGATATTACTATTTTATCCCCAGCTTTTAAAACACCTGCTTTAATTTTAGTATCGATATTATCTGCTGTTAAAACTGTTTCATTTGTTCCACTTACTAACTTTATTTCGTATACAGAATTTAAATATGCATTTGAAGTAGAATCAGTTTTAATTTTTGCTAATTTAGTTGCTATGTCTGTTCCTAAATATTTCTGAGCACTAGCATCATTTTTAACTAATACTGAATTAGATGTAAATTCTTTTTCTTCAAATTTAGCTTTTATATATTTGTTTAATAAAGCTTCCTGTCCAACAGAATATTCTTTTGTTGTTGCAGTTGTTTCTGCAGCTAATACTGGAGCTACTGAAGTAGCTAGCATTGCTCCTGCCATTACTACTGACAATCTTTTCTTGTTCATTATATTACCTCCGTTTTTCTTTATTTACACTCTCTTTTTATATTTCTTAATTAGAGAAAAATAGTATTTCTTTAAATAAAAAATTAGAAAAACTTCAGTCATATCTTAAAAATAAGAATAGTTTTTTTGAAATCTACTTTTTCGGTAAGATTTCTTTTAAGGGCAGTGATTTCTTAACGAGAGCTCTTGCTTTTATTTGCTTTCTTTTCTCTCTTTTCTTCTGTTATCTTATGGCTTTTCTTTCACTTACTCTTTCTTATTCTTTCCTTTTCCTTCGTTTTCCTTTTTTATTCTTTTCTTCTCTTTTTTTCTCTATTCTCTTGCTCTTTTTTCGCAATTATTTTTCCACATTTTTATTGTACGGAATTTTTCCTTAGCGACGCCCCCCTAAGCCCCCCAGAAAATTATTTTTAAATCGAAAAATAAAAATAAACTATATTTTATGCTTATAAAAATCAAAAAATGATATTTTAAATATCTTTTTATTGATTATAAATATAAAAATTGATATATTATAATTAAAAGGGGGCTATGTCAATGATAATAAGAATAGAGAAAATGGAAATAAATGGGATAAAAAATATAAACCATGGTGAGTTTGAATTTGAAGAATATAAACAAATCTTAAAAGGTAATTTAGATACAGATAAATGCTCTATGTTGGGTATTTATGGACAGAATGGATCTGGAAAGACAAGTATACTTGAGTCAGTTAAAATTTTAAAGAACATACTACTTGGTCAAAATATAATGGATTATATAAAAAAGTATATAACTGAGGATACTGCAACATTAAATACAACGTTCTTTTTAAGTGATGGAGAAAATCACTATTTAGTTGACTACTTAGTTGAAATGACAGCCGAAAAAAATAACAATCAAGATACTGAACAAAAGTATAATATATTAAATATAGTAAATGAAGATTCAAAGAATAATAATTGCATATATAAAATTTCAAAAGAAGAAATGAAAATAAAGGAATTCATTTCAGATAAAGAAGGTTGGGGAAGAAAAGACCTTATTTTTAGATATAATAATGGAAAAC harbors:
- a CDS encoding cell wall-binding repeat-containing protein, whose protein sequence is MNKKRLSVVMAGAMLATSVAPVLAAETTATTKEYSVGQEALLNKYIKAKFEEKEFTSNSVLVKNDASAQKYLGTDIATKLAKIKTDSTSNAYLNSVYEIKLVSGTNETVLTADNIDTKIKAGVLKAGDKIVISEKENTTFLGQVIPAKKAPEAVAENTKNVYTKAELTANGFNDSTLKGGNRFIKEITCTKDNEGSIVLKALTDVNNTNTNIKLDIKTGDVKYDLNLPVDAEGNLLDKGASNDDDLQKCAKFLKDSTWAGGYTTDADATKVETIDIVASAPVEEVVNYNVSDLYDGTLLTEKGTELLNDLKNDETNKKVVLSANTTLANGITSFDVQYKSKKGTLVKKVVVKSSETTNIKALFNMLKAESYKVGIVAGQNRYETAVNVAKESGVTQFTNGTEYDVVLTNGESLVDGLAAAPLAASKNNAPLLLTKTDSLPKETKEYLEYLTENVKASNLSKITINLVGGDAVLSDSLVKELKGMGFKVARYGGDDREETSIKVAKAISGFAAKGAYVVGANGEADAMSISAVAAEEETPIIVSSVHGLTADALDFLGNQDGNATIIGGEKAITKAEEDKIVEAKEDKTSGVRRIAGANRTETNAKILKEFAKTLDGKKLTLVKNGVNNKTDLIDALSAANLGGPIVLADSSLTDEQLTILLNLKSTVDATDTNLLQVGLGLNDSIIKSLSKALNITN
- a CDS encoding cell wall-binding repeat-containing protein, whose translation is MNKRNLSVVMAGAMLATSVAPVMAAEEKTLSVSDLTLYAEAIKTKMEENKIDKVGYPIVFAAPFVSTDVANVATKMPSSIGVKINGADPIYDPANIVSSIKAAGAGSKIEIVEYETTSFHGLLIPGSEITSLGTDEKDKYTEADFKDEAGLKTSLNNATFIKNIEVASDKQSATITLHALDADEKNKTVTIKVGDAKLNTKMPMSGDNLLAPAKTESIQQCDGFMTTQKWVASQVKANPVSVIETVNVVADEDPTVENLKASDLYDGTILTSKGTEILNDLKNDNGKDLVKFAKANASDISDDTNGVYHFTVEYYAKGYNGVDDKAIKTIKVTSTNKKEIKALYNILNTKEYAVGVVGGSNRYATAVNVAKQQGAKIDGDNKNIVLVNGDALVDGLSAAPLAATINGATAKNVAAPILLSKADTLPKETKDYLNKLTEALSSKERKDIVVTLVGGESVLTSNLEDELTTMGFKVNRLGGDNREETSLEVAEVVTKGATTGKEVFVVGAEGEADAMAISAVAARDKKPIIVAKAGGISKDALKFLGKQGDNDAVIIGGTSVFSKEDEAKINEAKTDSTKAEALRIAGANRTETNAKILEKYYATAGVGKVNPVSRPVILAKDGMTNGKYELVDALTAANLGGPIVLAKDKLSTAQESALVKANSVSTKGATHIIQVGDGLNSDVIKSVSKLLGLKNLEN
- a CDS encoding cell wall-binding repeat-containing protein translates to MNKKNLSVVLAGAMLATSVAPVLAATEKEYSLDNRELLNKEIVSTMKTKMLTSNPTLKDATFVTENVKKLLVNDASAYGIRLLDEKGNKVEGAETYIATEAAVKSVLDQAKEGYTVELVERKTNEFYGELIPGEKIEKGTEVINYDNKKDFEDITSNSEIYKQIVVGTLGNTEGTNNVLLASTGTLSTEGTGDEKVLLVKTNKPEDLSKPGDGDAKVVIKLAGGSQKIDGRLPLTADGKLLDYTKKSDIAKFDHFDTLTTWTASKEIKDEPTVTATYKMTAEAKEENTIKAEELYDGVVLTAKGTELAAELANAAKETGEEVATATKALVRISNKDGIGADKAVSKFTVTYYKNATTAYKTITIYSSNYKEVDALYGMLTNTGSYKVGIVGGENRYETAVNVAKAQGIVAFEDANAGDIVLVNGDSLVDGLSAAPLAARKSAPVLLTKADSLPESTKGYISSLLSKKTTIANKKKITVTLVGGKSVLTNSLIKELEEMGVTVKRLGGDNREATSLAVAKEIKAAGNENAAFVVGGNGEADAMAISAVAAKTNTPIIVSSVHGLSEDALEYLKENSAKGDVTVVGGESVVSKSEEEAINESLTLNKASRIAGANRFETNAAIIKEFYKEFSGDNGAKAVIVVKDGVAKKSELVDALAAANFAAANNAPIVLATNSLNTAQKNALLNMDIVGSGTTKVMAKAVQVGNGVERSVLEAVAGLFGLSNK